A window of the Brumimicrobium sp. genome harbors these coding sequences:
- a CDS encoding DUF2797 domain-containing protein, which yields MQIKGELRKMPVHLNHDNLVEYQLLFYHTNQKTELSVLANDFIGSQITFKFTGNIYCISCGIKTVSSFNQGFCYNCFKNSPESAECIIRPELCRAHEGIGRDVAWEQINHNQPHIVYLAATDAIKVGITRKSNIPARWIDQGASEAIILAETPNRYEAGIIEVALKSTFVDKTNWRTMLTNQIDTSIDLESKKWELEEILPSDISQYISDEDQLTPINYPVIQFPEKVSSVNLEKQPEITGKLMGIKGQYFLFENGKVMNIRRHTGYEVEFIVE from the coding sequence ATGCAGATAAAAGGAGAACTGAGAAAGATGCCTGTTCATCTTAATCACGACAATCTGGTGGAGTATCAATTGTTATTTTATCACACAAACCAAAAGACTGAATTATCGGTTCTAGCCAATGATTTCATAGGTAGTCAAATCACCTTCAAGTTCACCGGAAACATCTATTGCATAAGTTGTGGAATAAAAACAGTTTCTTCGTTTAATCAAGGATTTTGCTACAATTGCTTTAAGAATTCCCCTGAATCTGCGGAATGCATTATACGTCCAGAGTTATGTCGCGCACACGAAGGAATAGGAAGAGATGTAGCTTGGGAGCAAATCAATCATAATCAACCACATATAGTATATTTAGCAGCTACAGATGCAATTAAAGTAGGAATTACACGCAAATCAAATATTCCGGCACGTTGGATAGACCAAGGGGCTAGCGAGGCTATCATACTAGCTGAAACTCCAAATAGATATGAAGCAGGAATCATTGAAGTGGCCCTTAAATCAACCTTTGTAGATAAAACAAACTGGAGAACAATGCTTACTAATCAAATTGATACAAGCATTGATTTAGAGTCTAAGAAATGGGAATTGGAAGAAATTCTACCTAGCGATATATCTCAGTATATTTCAGATGAAGACCAATTAACTCCAATTAATTATCCTGTTATTCAATTTCCAGAAAAGGTAAGCAGCGTGAATCTTGAGAAACAACCAGAAATAACTGGAAAACTCATGGGAATTAAAGGACAGTACTTCCTCTTTGAGAATGGAAAGGTGATGAATATTCGAAGACATACAGGATATGAAGTAGAATTCATTGTGGAATAA
- a CDS encoding 30S ribosomal protein S16, whose amino-acid sequence MATKIRLQRHGKKGNAFYHLVVADSRAKRDGRFIEKLGTYNPNTNPASIDINFDRTLHWVGVGAEMSDTARAILSYKGVLYKNHLLRGVVKGALTEADVEKKFAAWLSEKESKITKKAEGHVVAKKKEAEIKLAAEKEAKEAKAKAIEAKNTPQEEVVAEEASAEETANEEAPVAEAPAEEPVAEAPAEEPAAEAPAEGEPTEEN is encoded by the coding sequence ATGGCAACAAAAATTAGATTGCAAAGACACGGTAAAAAAGGAAATGCTTTTTACCATTTAGTAGTAGCTGATTCACGTGCAAAGCGTGATGGACGTTTCATTGAAAAATTAGGAACTTACAATCCAAACACTAACCCTGCTTCTATCGATATCAATTTCGACAGAACTTTACATTGGGTAGGAGTTGGAGCTGAAATGTCAGATACTGCACGCGCTATTTTATCTTACAAAGGAGTGTTATATAAAAATCACTTACTTCGTGGAGTTGTAAAAGGTGCATTAACTGAAGCTGATGTTGAAAAGAAATTTGCGGCATGGTTAAGTGAAAAAGAAAGCAAAATCACTAAAAAGGCTGAAGGTCATGTGGTTGCTAAAAAGAAAGAAGCTGAGATTAAATTAGCTGCTGAAAAAGAAGCTAAAGAAGCAAAAGCAAAAGCGATCGAAGCTAAAAACACTCCACAAGAGGAAGTTGTAGCTGAAGAAGCATCTGCTGAAGAAACTGCTAACGAAGAAGCACCAGTTGCTGAAGCACCAGCAGAGGAGCCAGTAGCAGAAGCACCAGCAGAGGAACCAGCAGCAGAAGCTCCAGCTGAAGGAGAACCAACAGAAGAAAATTAA
- the polA gene encoding DNA polymerase I: MLTPKIEKKLFLLDSFALIYRAYYAFIKAPRINSKGINTSAAFGFTNALLDIINNEQPTHIAVVFDAPGGPTNRIEQFEQYKAQREAMPEDIRNMIDPIKEIVKALNIPILMKTGYEADDVIGTLAKIAETQGYVTYMMTPDKDFGQLVTEKSLIYKPGRGGKPASIMGIPEVLEKFEVERTDQVIDILGLWGDASDNIPGIPGIGEKTAKELIQKYGSMEAIFEHLDDFKGKRKENLTNFKEQGLLSKQLATIITDVDVPFIPEELKIGEPNKEQLIAILTELEFKGIAKRILGEEIVVTATQSPVGSGQLDLFGTPQDAPQELTKEPEVITELKTVESEKPNYHFIDSEEGRKQLIQTLLQQKSVCFDTETDNLESRNADLVGMAFSYQEKEGFYIPFTNDFEQTKKIVQEFSPIFESTSIEKIAHNIKYDEQVINRYGVTIQGPRFDTMIAHYLLTPDGRHNMDLLAEYYLHYKTIHIESLIGKRGKDQKTMWEADQKLICTYCCEDTDITLQLKNLFEPEIQKEYVKDLFYKIEMPLTEVLKSMEQEGVQLDIARLNEFSKELDVSIKDLEEKITGLAGMEFNLDSPKQLGEVLFEVLQISKKAKKTKTGQYSTSEDTLQAHINDHPIIPLILDYRSLRKLKSTYVDPLPDLVDDTSGRLHTHFMQTVTATGRLSSTNPNLQNIPIRTEKGREIRKAFIARNDDYYFMSADYSQIELRIIAALSGDKNMIEAFKNKQDIHASTAAKVYGIADIKDVTKEQRSNAKAVNFGIIYGQSAFGLSQNLGISRGEAKTIIDNYFAQYPTIVKYISDVKEKAKELGYVETIMGRRRYLPDIHSTNAIVRGFAERNAINAPIQGSAADIIKIAMIHIYKRFQEEKLVSKMILQIHDELIFDVLKTEKDIVEKIVREEMEGAVQLVVPLDIEMEFAENWLAAH; this comes from the coding sequence ATGTTAACTCCAAAAATTGAAAAAAAACTATTTCTTTTAGACTCTTTTGCCTTGATCTATCGTGCATATTATGCTTTTATTAAGGCGCCTCGAATTAACTCAAAAGGAATAAACACATCTGCTGCTTTTGGTTTTACGAACGCTTTATTGGATATCATAAATAATGAGCAACCAACTCATATCGCTGTAGTTTTTGATGCTCCTGGTGGTCCCACTAATCGTATCGAACAATTTGAGCAATACAAGGCACAACGAGAAGCTATGCCAGAGGATATTCGTAATATGATAGATCCAATTAAGGAGATTGTGAAGGCATTAAATATCCCCATATTAATGAAGACAGGATATGAAGCAGATGACGTGATAGGTACCTTAGCTAAAATAGCTGAAACACAAGGCTATGTGACTTACATGATGACGCCTGATAAAGATTTTGGTCAATTGGTAACCGAAAAATCCTTGATTTATAAACCAGGTAGAGGCGGAAAACCAGCATCTATCATGGGGATTCCAGAAGTACTAGAAAAATTTGAGGTTGAACGCACAGATCAGGTCATAGATATTCTCGGTTTATGGGGAGATGCTTCGGATAATATCCCTGGAATACCTGGAATAGGAGAGAAGACGGCAAAGGAACTTATTCAGAAATACGGTTCTATGGAAGCCATTTTTGAGCATTTGGATGACTTTAAAGGAAAGCGAAAAGAGAATTTAACGAATTTCAAGGAGCAAGGCTTATTGTCTAAGCAATTAGCAACAATCATAACAGATGTAGATGTGCCTTTTATTCCTGAAGAATTAAAAATAGGAGAACCTAACAAAGAGCAACTAATTGCTATTCTGACTGAATTGGAATTTAAAGGGATAGCTAAACGAATACTAGGGGAAGAGATTGTTGTTACTGCTACGCAATCTCCTGTGGGATCTGGACAATTGGATTTATTCGGTACTCCTCAAGATGCACCTCAAGAGCTTACTAAAGAACCGGAAGTTATTACTGAGTTAAAAACTGTTGAAAGTGAAAAACCAAACTATCATTTCATAGATTCTGAAGAGGGGAGGAAGCAATTAATTCAAACTTTATTGCAACAAAAATCAGTATGCTTTGATACAGAAACAGATAATTTAGAGTCACGAAATGCCGACCTAGTTGGTATGGCATTTTCATACCAAGAAAAAGAAGGATTTTATATTCCTTTCACCAATGATTTTGAACAAACAAAAAAGATAGTACAAGAATTTTCTCCAATTTTTGAGTCTACAAGCATTGAAAAAATCGCTCATAACATCAAATACGATGAGCAGGTTATAAATCGCTATGGGGTTACCATTCAAGGACCGCGTTTTGACACCATGATAGCACATTACTTGCTAACTCCCGACGGGCGACATAACATGGATTTATTGGCAGAATATTACTTGCATTATAAAACCATTCATATAGAATCTTTGATTGGTAAACGAGGAAAGGACCAAAAAACAATGTGGGAAGCAGATCAAAAATTGATTTGTACCTATTGTTGTGAAGATACAGATATTACTTTGCAGTTAAAAAACCTATTCGAACCAGAAATTCAAAAAGAATACGTCAAAGATTTATTTTACAAGATAGAAATGCCTTTAACGGAGGTGTTAAAATCAATGGAACAAGAAGGAGTTCAGCTGGATATAGCCAGATTGAATGAGTTTTCTAAAGAGTTAGATGTTTCTATTAAGGACTTGGAAGAAAAAATCACAGGCTTAGCAGGAATGGAGTTTAACTTAGACTCTCCAAAACAATTAGGTGAAGTACTATTTGAAGTGCTACAAATTTCAAAAAAAGCCAAAAAGACTAAAACTGGGCAATATTCTACATCGGAGGATACATTGCAAGCACATATTAATGATCACCCAATTATTCCGTTGATTTTAGATTATCGTTCTTTACGTAAGTTGAAAAGCACTTATGTGGATCCATTGCCAGATTTAGTAGATGATACATCAGGAAGATTGCACACACATTTTATGCAAACGGTTACAGCAACTGGTAGACTAAGTTCAACGAATCCAAACTTGCAGAACATTCCTATTCGAACAGAAAAAGGAAGAGAAATCCGTAAGGCATTTATTGCAAGAAATGATGATTATTACTTTATGTCTGCCGACTATTCTCAAATCGAATTGCGCATTATTGCAGCTTTGAGCGGAGATAAAAACATGATTGAAGCCTTTAAAAATAAGCAAGATATTCACGCATCTACTGCTGCAAAGGTATATGGTATAGCCGATATAAAAGATGTAACTAAAGAACAGCGAAGCAATGCAAAGGCGGTGAATTTTGGAATTATCTATGGACAATCTGCATTTGGCTTATCACAAAATTTGGGGATTTCTCGGGGAGAAGCTAAAACAATTATCGATAATTATTTCGCACAATATCCAACGATTGTAAAATATATCTCCGACGTGAAGGAAAAGGCCAAAGAATTGGGATATGTCGAAACGATTATGGGGAGAAGAAGATATTTGCCAGACATCCATTCGACCAATGCAATCGTTCGAGGATTTGCTGAACGAAATGCAATCAATGCACCTATACAAGGAAGTGCTGCAGATATTATCAAAATAGCCATGATTCATATTTACAAGCGTTTTCAAGAAGAGAAATTAGTGTCCAAGATGATTTTACAAATCCATGACGAATTGATTTTTGATGTATTGAAAACAGAAAAAGATATTGTAGAAAAGATTGTCCGTGAAGAAATGGAAGGAGCGGTGCAGCTTGTTGTTCCTCTGGATATAGAAATGGAATTTGCTGAGAATTGGCTTGCAGCACATTAA
- a CDS encoding DUF2911 domain-containing protein, with amino-acid sequence MKKIFLTLSIALGLMTTQYAQDFHLPAPSPSININQQFSTSFIGLNYSRPAVKGRIIFGDLIPFGQVWRTGANAATKVSFGEDVIIGGKTLPKGEYALYTIPQEKKWTILFNKGTKNWGSAGYKEADNILSVEVNVLPLNEIQENFTITLENISENSADLELIWEKTKVILPIKADNHQAIIKYFDKELKGKNPPYADAAKYYLANDYQLDLALEYADKAIKQNPQAFYLFWTKAQIQEKLGKHEEAVESAKKAAEIAKNIPAFSYEYQKKYEDLRDNKK; translated from the coding sequence ATGAAAAAGATATTTTTAACACTTTCTATCGCTCTAGGGTTAATGACCACCCAATATGCGCAAGACTTTCATTTACCGGCACCAAGTCCAAGCATAAATATAAATCAACAATTTTCTACTTCCTTTATAGGATTAAATTATAGCAGACCAGCAGTGAAAGGAAGAATTATTTTTGGAGATTTAATTCCTTTCGGACAAGTATGGAGAACAGGTGCGAATGCTGCAACAAAGGTGAGTTTTGGAGAAGATGTCATTATTGGAGGAAAAACCTTACCTAAAGGCGAATATGCACTTTATACAATTCCCCAGGAAAAGAAATGGACAATTTTATTTAATAAAGGTACTAAAAATTGGGGTTCTGCTGGATATAAAGAAGCAGATAACATATTAAGTGTAGAAGTAAATGTGCTTCCTCTTAACGAAATCCAAGAGAACTTTACAATCACTTTAGAAAACATTTCAGAGAACTCAGCAGATTTGGAATTAATCTGGGAGAAAACAAAGGTGATTCTTCCTATAAAGGCTGACAATCACCAAGCTATTATTAAATATTTTGATAAAGAACTCAAAGGAAAAAACCCGCCATACGCTGATGCTGCTAAGTATTACCTTGCCAATGATTATCAGCTAGATTTAGCATTAGAATATGCAGATAAAGCAATTAAACAAAATCCACAAGCTTTTTATCTATTTTGGACAAAAGCACAAATTCAGGAAAAACTAGGTAAACATGAAGAAGCTGTAGAATCTGCTAAAAAAGCGGCTGAGATTGCCAAAAACATCCCTGCTTTTAGCTATGAATATCAAAAGAAATACGAAGATTTAAGAGATAATAAAAAATAG
- a CDS encoding nucleoside deaminase, which translates to MHKDFMIRAIELSAQSVESGGGPFGSVIVKDGQIIAESANRVTIDNDPTAHAEVNAIRLACQKLQTYSLEGCEIYTSCEPCPMCLAAIYWARIGKIYFANTKNDAAAIGFDDSFIYHEIQLPHDKRSISIQPFMRDEAWKVFKKWEEKEDKREY; encoded by the coding sequence ATGCATAAAGATTTTATGATAAGAGCCATTGAATTGTCTGCCCAAAGCGTGGAAAGTGGAGGAGGACCTTTTGGTTCAGTAATCGTAAAAGATGGACAAATTATTGCAGAAAGTGCTAATCGGGTTACCATAGATAATGATCCAACCGCCCATGCTGAAGTAAATGCCATTCGTTTAGCTTGCCAAAAATTGCAAACATACTCTCTAGAAGGTTGTGAGATTTATACATCGTGTGAACCTTGTCCTATGTGCTTAGCTGCAATTTATTGGGCAAGAATTGGTAAGATATATTTTGCTAATACAAAGAATGATGCAGCAGCAATTGGATTTGATGATTCCTTTATTTATCATGAAATCCAATTACCACATGATAAACGTAGTATTTCCATACAACCTTTTATGCGTGATGAAGCATGGAAAGTGTTTAAGAAGTGGGAAGAAAAGGAGGATAAAAGGGAATATTAA
- the rimM gene encoding ribosome maturation factor RimM (Essential for efficient processing of 16S rRNA), with product MNKADCFNLGYVAKLHGFKGEVSLFFDTTNPYDYQEIEAVFIEKEGVLIPYFIDKLELNNKGFARVKFEDVDTEEEAKKLVKKPLFLPLSLLPELSGKNFYDHEIVGFVVFDINYGKVGEVDCVLDLPVNPLLQIINKEKNVEILLPLANNLVQSVDRTKRELHVSAPEGLIEMYLD from the coding sequence ATGAATAAAGCAGATTGCTTTAATCTAGGATATGTAGCGAAACTTCACGGATTTAAAGGTGAAGTTTCGCTTTTTTTTGACACTACTAATCCTTACGACTATCAAGAAATTGAAGCTGTATTTATTGAGAAAGAAGGCGTACTTATCCCATACTTTATAGATAAACTTGAACTAAACAATAAGGGTTTTGCTCGTGTAAAGTTTGAAGATGTTGATACAGAAGAGGAAGCTAAAAAATTAGTAAAGAAGCCTCTTTTTCTACCCCTAAGTCTGCTTCCTGAATTATCTGGTAAAAATTTCTACGATCACGAGATTGTTGGTTTTGTCGTTTTTGATATAAATTATGGGAAAGTTGGAGAGGTGGATTGTGTGCTAGATTTACCCGTAAATCCTTTATTGCAAATCATCAATAAAGAGAAAAATGTAGAAATACTATTACCACTTGCCAATAATTTAGTACAATCAGTAGATAGAACAAAGAGAGAACTACACGTTTCTGCTCCAGAAGGTTTAATCGAAATGTATTTAGATTAA
- a CDS encoding sugar transferase: MYNHFFKHIIDFLVALIGLILLSPIFFIVTIALFFANQGKPFFLQPRPGRNERIFKIVKFKTMNDKKDTQGNLLSDEARVTKIGNFVRKTSLDEIPQLINVLIGDMSLIGPRPLLVQYLPLYNETQKKRHLIKPGITGWAQVNGRNAISWKEKFEHDIYYVENLSFLLDLKILWLTFKKVSKSEGVSKEGFATTEAFTGNN, translated from the coding sequence ATGTATAACCACTTTTTCAAACATATCATTGATTTTTTAGTAGCCCTTATTGGATTGATTTTATTGAGTCCGATTTTTTTTATTGTCACTATTGCACTTTTTTTTGCAAATCAGGGTAAACCCTTCTTTCTTCAACCAAGACCGGGAAGGAATGAACGTATCTTTAAGATAGTCAAATTCAAAACAATGAATGACAAGAAAGATACCCAAGGTAATCTCTTATCAGATGAAGCGAGAGTTACTAAAATAGGGAATTTTGTACGTAAAACTTCCCTTGATGAAATCCCCCAATTAATTAATGTATTAATCGGAGATATGAGTTTAATAGGACCACGCCCTCTACTTGTCCAATACCTCCCACTCTATAACGAAACTCAAAAGAAACGTCACCTTATAAAACCTGGAATCACTGGCTGGGCTCAAGTAAATGGGCGAAATGCCATCTCTTGGAAAGAAAAGTTTGAACACGATATATATTATGTTGAGAATCTTTCTTTCTTACTAGATCTTAAAATTCTATGGTTAACTTTCAAAAAAGTGAGTAAAAGCGAAGGGGTTTCAAAAGAAGGTTTTGCTACTACAGAGGCCTTTACTGGTAACAATTAA
- a CDS encoding nucleotide exchange factor GrpE — translation MMGRKDKKLEENKQETEDNKAVEQNNDEKEVQEETIETVSEEETLSAKIEELNDKYMRLYSEFDNFRRRTSKEKLEILANASEDVIRDLLPVLDVFERAIENNEKSSDAEAIKEGFQLIYGKLNSILVGKGLKPMESIGTTFDVEQHEAITNIPAPDADSKGKVMDVVEKGYFLNDKVIRYAKVVVGQ, via the coding sequence ATGATGGGTAGAAAAGATAAAAAATTAGAAGAGAATAAACAAGAAACTGAGGATAATAAAGCGGTAGAGCAAAATAACGACGAGAAAGAGGTTCAAGAAGAAACGATAGAAACCGTTTCAGAAGAGGAAACTTTGTCAGCCAAAATAGAAGAATTGAATGACAAATACATGCGTTTATATTCAGAATTTGACAATTTTAGACGTAGAACCAGCAAGGAAAAGTTAGAAATTCTAGCGAATGCTTCTGAAGATGTAATTAGAGATCTTCTACCTGTATTAGATGTTTTTGAACGTGCAATAGAGAATAATGAGAAATCTTCTGATGCAGAGGCAATCAAAGAAGGTTTCCAATTAATTTATGGCAAATTAAATAGTATTCTTGTTGGAAAAGGTTTAAAACCTATGGAAAGTATAGGAACAACTTTTGACGTTGAACAACATGAAGCCATTACTAATATTCCTGCACCTGACGCTGATAGCAAAGGAAAGGTGATGGACGTAGTTGAAAAAGGATATTTTTTAAATGACAAAGTGATACGCTATGCGAAAGTGGTAGTGGGTCAATAA
- the dnaJ gene encoding molecular chaperone DnaJ: MSGKRDYYEVLGVNKNASADELKKAYRKLAIKYHPDKNPDDKDAEEKFKEAAEAYEILSDAEKRQRYDRFGHAGVDGSAGGFSGGGMNMDDIFSQFGDIFGGHFGGFGGGFSGGGSRQRHVKGTNLRIKIKMTLEEVADGVRKKIKVNKLVNAKGVTFKECPTCHGTGRVQRVTQTFLGAMQTASTCPNCQGAGKIIDRKPSSADSMGLERKEELIEIDIPAGVEDGMQLSVSGKGNAGPFDGIPGDLLVVVEVKDDEHLRRDGQNLHYDAFVSFIDASLGGMIEVPTIKGKAKIKIESGTQSGKMLRLRGKGLPSVHNYGIGDQFVHINVWTPQKLSKEEKEILEKLRENDNFKPHPSGKEKGFFERVKDMFSE; encoded by the coding sequence ATGAGTGGTAAACGAGATTATTATGAAGTCTTAGGCGTTAATAAAAATGCGTCTGCAGATGAATTAAAGAAGGCATATAGAAAACTAGCAATTAAGTATCATCCAGATAAGAATCCGGATGATAAAGATGCTGAAGAAAAATTCAAAGAAGCAGCGGAGGCATATGAAATATTAAGCGATGCTGAGAAACGTCAGCGTTATGATCGATTTGGTCATGCTGGAGTTGATGGTTCTGCTGGAGGATTCAGCGGAGGAGGGATGAATATGGACGATATCTTTTCTCAATTTGGTGATATCTTCGGTGGACATTTTGGTGGTTTCGGTGGTGGTTTTAGTGGCGGAGGAAGCAGACAACGCCATGTGAAAGGGACTAATTTACGTATCAAAATCAAGATGACATTAGAGGAAGTTGCGGATGGTGTACGTAAGAAAATTAAGGTAAACAAGTTGGTAAATGCTAAGGGGGTGACTTTTAAAGAATGTCCCACTTGTCATGGCACAGGACGCGTGCAACGTGTAACTCAAACTTTTTTGGGCGCCATGCAAACTGCTTCTACTTGCCCAAATTGTCAAGGAGCAGGTAAAATTATTGACCGTAAACCATCGAGTGCTGATAGTATGGGATTGGAGCGTAAAGAGGAATTGATTGAAATTGATATCCCAGCTGGAGTAGAAGATGGTATGCAGTTATCTGTTAGTGGAAAAGGAAATGCAGGTCCTTTTGATGGAATTCCTGGTGATTTATTGGTGGTGGTTGAAGTGAAAGATGATGAGCATTTACGAAGAGATGGACAAAACCTGCATTACGATGCTTTTGTTAGTTTTATTGATGCTTCATTAGGTGGAATGATTGAAGTGCCAACCATTAAAGGAAAAGCCAAAATAAAAATTGAGTCAGGCACACAAAGTGGAAAGATGCTAAGGTTACGAGGAAAAGGATTGCCAAGTGTTCACAACTATGGAATAGGAGATCAGTTTGTACACATCAATGTGTGGACTCCACAAAAATTATCGAAAGAAGAAAAAGAAATTTTGGAAAAGTTGCGTGAAAATGATAACTTTAAGCCACATCCAAGCGGAAAAGAAAAAGGCTTCTTTGAACGTGTGAAGGATATGTTTAGCGAGTAG
- a CDS encoding methyltransferase: protein MSVFRFKYFEIEQDGAPQKVGTDAMVLGALVDTYEPKQILDVGTGNGVLALICAQKFTQAIVTGLDISEDATSVADFNFKQSPFASRMHVVHQNFLDYQVSEKFDLIISNPPYFNTQMPSENNLRSLARHEDSMSVIDLIIHSLELLSENGELWMIVPSNRYEELTQQQKLVNIKKVIQIFGKPGNHVRDILVFAKNVEKQVSISDFTIRDVQGNYTAAYNELTKELHFR, encoded by the coding sequence ATGTCGGTATTTCGATTTAAATATTTTGAAATCGAGCAAGATGGCGCTCCTCAAAAAGTAGGCACAGATGCTATGGTTTTAGGTGCTTTAGTAGATACTTATGAGCCAAAACAAATCTTGGATGTAGGAACAGGTAATGGTGTGTTAGCATTAATTTGCGCACAAAAATTCACTCAAGCTATAGTGACTGGTCTAGATATTTCAGAAGATGCTACCTCGGTTGCAGATTTTAATTTTAAGCAATCTCCTTTTGCTTCAAGAATGCATGTTGTTCATCAAAATTTTCTTGATTATCAAGTTTCAGAGAAGTTTGACTTAATCATCTCCAATCCACCTTATTTTAACACCCAAATGCCTTCCGAAAATAACCTACGTAGTTTAGCGCGTCATGAGGATAGCATGTCGGTGATAGATCTAATTATTCATTCATTAGAATTATTATCTGAAAATGGTGAATTGTGGATGATTGTACCTAGTAATAGGTATGAGGAATTAACCCAACAACAAAAATTAGTTAACATAAAAAAAGTAATTCAGATATTCGGAAAGCCAGGAAATCATGTGCGTGATATTCTAGTCTTTGCAAAAAATGTTGAGAAACAGGTTTCTATTTCTGATTTTACAATCCGAGATGTACAAGGAAACTATACTGCAGCATATAATGAATTGACAAAGGAATTACATTTTAGATAA
- a CDS encoding lysophospholipid acyltransferase family protein, producing the protein MYLFTDFFYLLLITIIPYRRKVVRSNIERSFPDKSKKEHRRIEHRFYRHLSNLLAEGTKNLSINGKCLQKRFKVENPELMEELYKEGKDVLLVSGHYNNWEWLITAQNLLFKHQAVGIGMPLTSTFWDKTINNRRARFGMKIIHSKITNDFFKNNKETIATLVLFDQSPGDERKCYWMEFLHQETGVIFGPEMLANKFNQAVVYFEILRDGRGYYKMKLTEVTRNPRELNYGEITERCTRMMEQTIQNDPPYWIWSHKRWKKHKPANYAEIYQHQKEEFERAYR; encoded by the coding sequence ATGTACCTCTTTACTGATTTTTTTTATTTGCTTTTAATCACAATCATTCCCTACCGTAGGAAAGTAGTTAGATCCAATATCGAACGTTCTTTCCCCGATAAGAGCAAAAAGGAACATCGCCGCATTGAACACCGTTTTTACCGCCATTTAAGTAATTTGTTAGCGGAAGGAACCAAAAACTTGAGTATTAATGGGAAATGTTTGCAAAAACGTTTTAAAGTAGAGAACCCAGAACTCATGGAAGAACTTTATAAAGAAGGAAAAGACGTTTTGTTAGTTTCGGGGCACTACAATAATTGGGAATGGCTAATTACAGCGCAAAATTTACTTTTCAAACATCAAGCAGTTGGAATTGGAATGCCACTCACAAGCACTTTTTGGGATAAAACAATCAACAACAGAAGAGCTCGTTTTGGAATGAAAATTATTCATTCCAAGATTACGAATGATTTTTTTAAGAATAATAAGGAGACTATTGCTACACTTGTTCTTTTTGACCAATCTCCTGGTGATGAGCGCAAATGCTATTGGATGGAGTTTCTACATCAAGAAACGGGAGTTATATTTGGCCCTGAAATGTTGGCTAATAAATTCAATCAAGCTGTTGTATATTTTGAAATTCTTCGTGATGGCAGAGGATATTATAAAATGAAATTAACTGAAGTTACTCGTAATCCACGAGAATTAAACTATGGGGAAATCACAGAACGATGCACCAGAATGATGGAACAAACCATTCAAAATGATCCCCCATACTGGATTTGGTCACATAAACGCTGGAAAAAACATAAGCCTGCAAATTATGCAGAAATTTACCAACATCAAAAAGAAGAATTTGAAAGAGCTTATCGCTAG